A single Nostoc sp. PCC 7107 DNA region contains:
- the tnpA gene encoding IS200/IS605 family transposase, with protein MAFWRLYYHLVWATKERQPLITHDKEAELYNYIIGKADFLNSIIHAIGGIEDHIHLIASIPPSLSIADFVKNIKGSSTHFLNQNYHISNNAIIFGWQRGYGVLSLGSKQLDNAVSYVRNQKNHHSQGTAIASLEKHDDEA; from the coding sequence ATGGCTTTTTGGCGGCTTTATTATCATCTTGTTTGGGCAACCAAAGAACGCCAACCTCTGATTACGCATGATAAAGAAGCTGAACTTTATAATTATATTATTGGGAAAGCTGATTTTCTTAATAGTATTATTCATGCGATTGGCGGCATTGAAGACCATATCCATTTAATAGCTTCAATACCACCTAGTTTATCCATAGCTGATTTTGTCAAAAATATTAAAGGTAGTAGCACTCATTTTTTAAATCAAAATTATCATATATCAAATAATGCAATTATTTTTGGTTGGCAGCGCGGATATGGTGTATTGTCATTAGGTAGTAAGCAGTTAGACAATGCTGTTTCTTATGTGAGAAACCAAAAAAATCATCATTCTCAAGGAACAGCGATCGCATCTTTAGAAAAGCATGACGATGAGGCATGA